In one Natronosalvus amylolyticus genomic region, the following are encoded:
- a CDS encoding class I SAM-dependent methyltransferase, protein MGGFHTFPVERADALEDPSRYRYCSREELISMLDIEGQDGPTVADLGSGTGFYTDDVAPFTGTCYAVDVQSAMHDAYREKGLPENVECVTSGIDSLPFPDDHLDGAFSTMTYHEFSDPAIRSFEGTTDSFHDEALAELARVIRPGGRLVTVDWSADGQGEDGPSVDERFSISDVRRGLESAGFEVIREDDRPETLAIVAICPE, encoded by the coding sequence ATGGGCGGCTTTCACACCTTCCCGGTCGAACGAGCCGACGCCCTCGAAGATCCATCGCGATACCGCTACTGCTCGCGGGAGGAACTGATTTCGATGCTCGACATCGAGGGCCAGGACGGTCCGACGGTCGCGGATCTGGGCTCTGGAACGGGCTTTTACACCGACGACGTTGCCCCGTTTACCGGCACCTGTTATGCCGTCGACGTCCAGTCGGCGATGCACGACGCCTACCGCGAAAAGGGACTCCCTGAAAACGTCGAGTGTGTGACCTCCGGTATCGATTCGCTACCGTTCCCCGACGACCATCTCGACGGGGCCTTTTCGACGATGACCTACCACGAATTTTCGGATCCGGCGATTCGGTCATTCGAGGGGACAACCGACTCGTTTCACGACGAGGCACTCGCCGAACTCGCTCGCGTGATTCGACCGGGTGGCCGACTCGTCACCGTCGACTGGTCGGCTGACGGGCAGGGCGAAGACGGGCCCTCTGTCGACGAACGGTTTTCCATTAGCGATGTGCGTCGGGGCCTCGAGTCGGCCGGCTTCGAAGTTATCCGAGAGGACGACCGTCCAGAAACACTCGCTATTGTCGCCATTTGTCCGGAATAA
- a CDS encoding right-handed parallel beta-helix repeat-containing protein codes for MARDTPVSDRLPTRTDEHTSERLHRRSVLKYAGTAVGLFAGAGTATATADLDDAVNIVDAGADPTGSTTINSVLESVHDDGETVYFPPGEYRLDPFRDGANNWSWIGEDATIVVPRHVTSRYLHFTGRGWSIDGIDVDLSANGAAPTNFFHGGDWAVRNLEFIGQMSDPGERGGSSLLYLDADRGTTGLLENVRAMDGSADPDSSSNRGGLRIVGSEGDITLRNVAVSGFANNSMYFHNMPAHLTIDSCYLEDTNTGLRIGGNTTVRNTVFNQSRAPRARWSGGRAARGIWINSNGSTSGDITIEGCEFVMGEPAGAHAIYTSNAHEGITIRDCRIRQDRNFFAIQLDEGGSGHTIIENVSITGDANRAGIYLRGRSGARFRNLCLQKAGDGVRIRSSSNVRLENSTINVDGTTISGSPSTSGISTSGTCPVPDGDWKPSEASEEDVDDSGASNDDGPRENETVLRLEGECDYRIGVTGDIRPAPEIAQWVTEGEQYSDGEADWYLTGSWTEWYFTGDLETFDVDSTADLRVYLDGEEVDPDTLTNPADDGPAESTIRLEGACDYRIGVTGDIRPHDDLAQYVTEGEQYGDGEVDWYLTGSWTEWHFTGDIETFEVDSTADLRVFIDGSAVEPGDVVTEAQESTIRLEGTTDYHIEVSGDIRPAPEIAQWVSEGEQYGDGEADWYLTGSWTEWHFTGDIETFEVDSTDDLTVSVDGIEVNTSRL; via the coding sequence ATGGCACGCGATACTCCGGTTAGCGATCGATTACCGACTCGTACGGACGAACACACGAGCGAACGCTTGCACCGACGTTCAGTCCTGAAATACGCCGGCACAGCAGTGGGTCTCTTTGCGGGCGCAGGCACAGCAACAGCGACTGCCGACCTCGACGATGCAGTAAACATCGTCGACGCTGGTGCTGACCCGACTGGTTCGACCACGATCAACAGCGTCCTCGAGTCCGTCCACGATGACGGTGAAACGGTTTACTTCCCACCCGGCGAATACCGACTCGACCCGTTTCGAGACGGTGCGAACAATTGGTCGTGGATCGGTGAGGACGCGACCATCGTCGTCCCGAGGCACGTCACCAGTCGATATCTCCACTTCACCGGACGTGGGTGGTCGATCGATGGTATCGATGTCGACCTCTCCGCGAACGGTGCCGCCCCGACTAACTTCTTCCACGGCGGGGACTGGGCCGTTCGGAACCTCGAGTTTATCGGCCAGATGAGTGACCCTGGCGAGCGCGGGGGGTCGAGCCTCCTCTATCTGGATGCAGACCGTGGCACTACCGGTCTACTCGAGAACGTCCGGGCGATGGATGGCTCGGCCGACCCGGATAGCTCCTCGAACCGCGGCGGACTCCGCATCGTCGGCTCCGAAGGTGATATTACCCTCAGAAACGTGGCCGTTTCCGGCTTTGCGAACAATTCGATGTACTTCCACAATATGCCGGCGCACCTGACGATAGACTCGTGTTACCTCGAGGATACGAACACAGGGCTGCGAATCGGTGGCAACACGACGGTTCGAAACACGGTCTTCAACCAGTCACGCGCCCCGCGGGCACGATGGTCCGGCGGTCGCGCTGCCCGCGGCATCTGGATCAATTCAAACGGCTCGACGAGCGGTGACATCACCATCGAAGGCTGTGAGTTCGTGATGGGCGAACCGGCCGGTGCCCACGCGATTTACACGTCGAACGCTCACGAGGGCATCACGATTCGTGACTGTCGCATCCGGCAAGATCGGAACTTCTTCGCGATCCAACTTGATGAAGGTGGCTCCGGACACACGATCATCGAGAACGTTTCGATTACCGGTGACGCAAATCGCGCAGGGATTTATTTGCGTGGCCGGAGCGGTGCCCGCTTTCGAAACCTCTGTCTACAAAAAGCGGGTGACGGCGTTCGCATCCGTAGCTCGAGCAACGTCCGTCTCGAGAACTCGACGATCAACGTCGACGGCACGACGATCAGCGGCAGTCCATCGACCAGCGGGATTTCGACCAGCGGCACCTGCCCGGTCCCCGACGGCGACTGGAAACCATCGGAAGCTTCCGAAGAAGACGTCGACGACTCGGGAGCGTCAAACGACGATGGGCCGCGCGAGAACGAAACCGTCCTCCGTCTCGAGGGCGAGTGTGACTACCGAATCGGGGTCACGGGCGACATCCGGCCTGCTCCCGAAATCGCTCAGTGGGTCACCGAGGGCGAGCAGTACAGTGATGGTGAAGCCGACTGGTATCTCACGGGATCGTGGACAGAGTGGTACTTCACCGGGGACCTCGAGACGTTTGACGTGGATTCGACGGCCGACCTTCGTGTCTATCTCGACGGCGAAGAAGTCGATCCTGACACACTCACGAACCCGGCCGACGACGGGCCCGCGGAATCGACCATCAGGCTCGAGGGCGCGTGCGACTACCGAATCGGCGTCACAGGCGACATTCGCCCACACGACGACCTGGCACAGTACGTGACCGAAGGCGAGCAGTACGGCGATGGCGAGGTAGACTGGTACCTAACCGGTTCGTGGACCGAGTGGCACTTCACCGGCGACATCGAGACGTTCGAGGTGGACTCGACTGCCGACCTCCGCGTCTTCATCGACGGTTCGGCAGTCGAACCCGGCGACGTCGTCACCGAGGCCCAGGAGTCGACGATTCGGCTCGAGGGGACCACGGATTACCACATCGAAGTCAGCGGCGACATCCGGCCCGCTCCAGAAATCGCACAGTGGGTCTCCGAAGGCGAGCAGTACGGTGACGGCGAGGCCGACTGGTATCTCACGGGATCGTGGACGGAGTGGCACTTCACCGGCGACATCGAGACGTTCGAGGTGGACTCGACCGACGACCTGACCGTCTCCGTCGACGGCATCGAGGTCAACACGAGTCGACTCTAA
- a CDS encoding LLM class flavin-dependent oxidoreductase, giving the protein MELGTGLFTCQQRPDDDRSMTDLYQDVLELGEAIEDAGLDSAWVSEHHFAEDGYLSATMPTLGALAGVTEEIEIGTCIALAPLYDGVRLAEDAATVDLLADGRLTLGLAIGSNPREFDAFGVPRDERVDRLEDQIDLCRNAWSAGPLEYDAQFHDVSPDVSVTPKPENDVPIMLGGKAKPAVRRAARTADAWCAPSSLSLPGLEKRVEDIRSVREDEGIDGDFTIYVIKHGFVGDSREAAWETMRDGYFYIQRRYAEIFSGEPVDELSEERKAELKSEAIFGTPEEVTAELETYREALGDDIHMIFRTYHPGTDPDAMCDCIYRLGEEVAPEVR; this is encoded by the coding sequence ATGGAACTGGGCACCGGGTTGTTCACCTGTCAGCAACGACCGGACGATGATCGTTCGATGACCGATCTCTACCAGGACGTACTCGAACTGGGCGAGGCCATCGAAGATGCCGGATTGGACAGCGCCTGGGTCTCCGAACATCACTTCGCCGAGGACGGCTATCTCTCGGCGACCATGCCAACGCTCGGGGCGCTTGCCGGCGTGACCGAGGAAATCGAAATCGGCACCTGCATCGCGCTCGCACCACTGTACGACGGCGTTCGTCTCGCCGAAGACGCAGCCACCGTCGATCTACTCGCCGACGGTCGACTCACCCTCGGTCTCGCTATCGGTTCGAACCCGCGAGAGTTCGACGCCTTCGGAGTGCCCCGCGATGAGCGCGTCGACCGCCTCGAGGACCAGATCGACCTGTGTCGCAACGCCTGGTCGGCCGGTCCGCTCGAGTACGACGCGCAGTTTCACGACGTTTCGCCGGACGTCAGCGTAACGCCGAAACCCGAAAATGACGTTCCAATTATGCTGGGCGGAAAGGCGAAACCCGCCGTAAGACGGGCGGCCAGAACAGCGGACGCCTGGTGTGCGCCGTCTTCGCTCTCGCTTCCGGGCCTCGAGAAACGCGTCGAGGACATTCGTTCCGTTCGCGAAGACGAGGGCATCGACGGCGATTTCACCATCTACGTGATTAAACACGGTTTCGTCGGGGACTCCCGGGAGGCGGCCTGGGAAACGATGCGAGACGGTTACTTCTACATCCAGCGCCGGTACGCCGAGATTTTTAGCGGTGAGCCGGTCGACGAACTGTCGGAAGAACGGAAGGCCGAACTGAAATCCGAAGCCATCTTTGGGACGCCCGAAGAAGTGACGGCTGAACTCGAGACCTACCGAGAGGCGCTCGGGGATGACATCCACATGATCTTCCGAACCTACCATCCCGGCACCGATCCCGACGCAATGTGTGACTGTATCTATCGACTGGGCGAAGAGGTCGCTCCAGAGGTCCGCTAA
- a CDS encoding DHH family phosphoesterase, whose protein sequence is MNTGVTISSISDYAILGCGSVGFAVAEELTGQDKDVLIIDRDENRVESLRDQDLDARTADIREPETAELVADRSVVLILASDVESNKQAVEHIRDLGGNQFIIARASDPVSGDELSELGANIVINPSAVIADSALRALESGELEHNAASLAELLEDTTGKLAIVTQQSPDPDSIASAAALQAIATHLDVDSDIVYLGDIGHQENRAFVNLLGIELVQWNDVEDKSVYDTVALVDHDTTGDLDLEVDILIDHNEPDEEFEPAFSDIRPNMSSTSTIMTKYIQEFDMNVSEEVATALLYGIRAETLDFKRDTTPADLTAAAYLYPFANHDTLEQVESPSMSPETLDVLAEAIANRDVSGSHLVSNAGFVRDREALMQAANHLLNLEGVTTTAVFGVAEETIFLAARSKDIRMNIGGVLEDAYSEIGAATGHSTQASAEIPLGIFTGIDISDDTRETLLTLTEEAVKRTLFDAMGVEGEGSNGN, encoded by the coding sequence ATGAACACGGGGGTTACGATCTCGTCGATCTCTGACTACGCGATTCTCGGCTGCGGCAGCGTCGGCTTTGCAGTCGCCGAGGAGCTAACGGGCCAGGACAAAGACGTGCTGATCATCGACCGCGACGAAAATCGCGTCGAGTCCCTCCGCGATCAGGACCTCGACGCCCGAACCGCAGACATCCGCGAACCCGAAACGGCAGAACTGGTCGCCGACCGCTCTGTCGTGTTGATCCTCGCCTCGGACGTCGAATCCAACAAACAGGCCGTCGAACACATCCGCGACCTCGGTGGAAATCAGTTCATCATCGCGCGTGCGAGCGACCCGGTGTCGGGCGACGAACTTTCCGAACTCGGCGCCAACATCGTTATCAACCCGTCGGCAGTCATCGCCGACTCCGCGCTTCGAGCTCTCGAGTCGGGCGAACTCGAGCACAATGCGGCGTCACTCGCCGAACTGCTCGAGGATACGACGGGGAAACTGGCTATCGTCACCCAGCAGAGCCCGGACCCGGATTCCATCGCCAGCGCAGCGGCCCTGCAGGCGATTGCGACGCACCTCGATGTCGATTCCGATATCGTCTACCTGGGTGACATCGGCCATCAGGAAAACCGTGCCTTCGTCAATTTGCTCGGCATCGAACTGGTCCAGTGGAACGACGTCGAGGACAAATCGGTGTACGATACCGTTGCGCTGGTCGACCACGACACGACCGGCGATCTCGACCTCGAGGTCGATATCCTGATCGATCACAACGAACCCGACGAGGAGTTCGAGCCCGCGTTCAGCGATATCCGGCCGAACATGTCCTCGACCTCGACGATCATGACGAAGTACATTCAGGAGTTCGACATGAACGTCTCCGAGGAGGTGGCGACTGCCTTGCTGTATGGCATTCGCGCCGAAACGCTCGATTTCAAACGCGACACGACGCCTGCCGATCTCACGGCTGCGGCCTACCTCTATCCCTTCGCGAACCACGACACGTTAGAACAGGTCGAGTCGCCGTCGATGTCTCCCGAAACCCTCGACGTGCTGGCCGAAGCCATCGCCAACCGGGACGTTTCGGGCAGCCACCTGGTTTCGAACGCCGGCTTCGTTCGGGACCGCGAAGCGCTCATGCAGGCGGCGAATCACCTGCTGAACCTCGAGGGTGTGACGACGACGGCGGTGTTTGGCGTCGCCGAGGAAACCATCTTCCTTGCCGCGCGCTCGAAAGACATTCGCATGAATATCGGTGGCGTCCTCGAGGACGCCTACAGCGAAATCGGAGCAGCGACGGGCCACTCTACGCAGGCGAGTGCGGAGATTCCGCTCGGGATCTTCACCGGAATCGACATCTCCGACGATACCCGGGAGACGTTGCTCACGTTGACCGAAGAAGCGGTCAAACGGACGTTGTTCGACGCCATGGGTGTCGAAGGCGAAGGCTCGAACGGGAATTGA
- a CDS encoding PRC-barrel domain-containing protein — MDDTPQEITSLVGREVYTNNGVFVGEVEDLRLNVDGEAVTGLALGGLNYELFGDQVHGSRGVVVPYRWVRAVGDVILVTDVVERVKEPDEEQEEIVA, encoded by the coding sequence ATGGACGATACACCGCAAGAAATTACCTCGCTGGTCGGCCGTGAGGTATACACGAACAACGGCGTGTTCGTTGGTGAAGTGGAAGACCTTCGGCTCAACGTCGATGGGGAAGCCGTCACAGGATTAGCGCTCGGTGGTCTCAACTACGAACTCTTTGGCGACCAGGTACACGGCTCTCGAGGCGTCGTCGTGCCCTACCGATGGGTGCGCGCCGTCGGCGACGTTATTCTCGTCACAGACGTCGTCGAGCGAGTCAAAGAGCCCGACGAAGAACAGGAAGAAATCGTCGCCTGA
- a CDS encoding flippase, with amino-acid sequence MPSTLGSRFTAEFSGQLVATIAGGLLTVLLARLLGPEEYGLLFLAIAVFAAVGILAKLGIAKSGARYVAEYKEKAPEQVPHILRVTLWYNLLAVTIVAIAFLGGHDYLASILDEPALAPFLLLGVFYVFLEAAKTYVRLLLQGFEAIELSATLHALDRASRLFFATGFVLLGFGALGALVGYLLSFALASAIGLGYLYLYQYRPHRTETGIEAGLRRRIGAYTLPLTATSTANTLDKKVDTILVGFFLSPVAVSYYVLSKQIVQFVETPMSALGFTISPTFAAEKASDNLERAASIYETSLVHALLLYIPIGAGVVLVAEPTITLLVGSAYLGAAPVLQVLSVYAILQAVTNITSNGLDYLGRARARAIVKGSTAVLNVVLTIALIPALGVVGAALATVITYSMYTAANVYIIHQEFGLRLGYLARRLVQIALITGAMALAVASVTRYITGIVSLALVIGLGVFVWAVLAVASGLLDLTELRSTFQYA; translated from the coding sequence ATGCCGAGCACACTGGGCTCGCGTTTCACGGCCGAGTTTTCCGGGCAACTCGTCGCGACCATCGCCGGTGGATTGCTCACCGTTTTGCTCGCACGATTGCTCGGCCCCGAGGAATACGGGCTGTTGTTCCTCGCAATCGCCGTCTTCGCTGCGGTTGGGATTCTTGCCAAACTCGGCATCGCCAAATCAGGTGCCAGATACGTCGCCGAGTACAAAGAGAAGGCCCCGGAGCAGGTTCCACACATTCTCCGGGTGACGCTCTGGTACAATCTGCTCGCGGTCACCATCGTCGCCATCGCGTTCCTCGGCGGCCACGATTACCTGGCATCGATACTGGACGAGCCAGCCCTGGCTCCGTTTTTATTACTTGGCGTGTTCTACGTCTTCCTCGAGGCGGCGAAGACCTACGTTCGCCTGTTGCTCCAGGGTTTCGAGGCCATCGAACTCTCGGCAACCCTGCACGCGCTCGACCGAGCGAGTCGACTCTTTTTTGCAACTGGATTCGTCCTCCTCGGCTTCGGTGCACTCGGTGCGCTCGTGGGGTATCTGCTCAGCTTCGCACTCGCGTCGGCTATCGGCCTCGGGTATCTCTACCTGTACCAGTATCGGCCCCACCGAACCGAAACCGGTATCGAGGCGGGACTGCGACGTCGTATCGGTGCTTACACCCTCCCGCTGACGGCCACCAGTACCGCAAACACGCTCGATAAAAAAGTCGACACGATTCTCGTCGGCTTCTTTCTCTCGCCCGTCGCCGTCTCCTACTACGTCCTCAGCAAACAGATCGTCCAGTTCGTCGAAACCCCGATGTCCGCTCTCGGCTTTACCATCTCGCCGACGTTTGCCGCCGAAAAGGCGAGCGACAACCTCGAGCGGGCGGCCAGCATCTACGAAACCTCCCTCGTCCACGCACTGTTATTGTATATCCCGATCGGGGCTGGCGTCGTCTTGGTCGCCGAGCCGACGATAACGTTGCTCGTCGGTTCGGCATATCTTGGCGCAGCACCCGTCTTGCAGGTTCTCTCGGTGTACGCGATACTGCAGGCTGTGACGAATATCACCAGCAACGGCCTCGATTACCTCGGCCGCGCACGCGCTCGGGCCATCGTCAAAGGGTCGACCGCGGTCTTGAACGTGGTCCTGACGATCGCGTTGATTCCGGCCCTTGGTGTGGTTGGTGCGGCACTGGCAACGGTAATCACCTACTCGATGTACACGGCTGCAAACGTCTACATCATCCATCAGGAGTTCGGCCTTCGACTGGGCTATCTCGCTCGTAGGCTCGTCCAGATCGCTCTCATCACTGGTGCCATGGCACTGGCCGTCGCCAGCGTCACCCGCTACATCACCGGCATCGTCTCGCTCGCGCTCGTCATCGGCCTCGGCGTCTTCGTCTGGGCTGTCCTCGCCGTCGCGAGCGGCCTTCTCGATCTGACTGAACTTCGCTCGACGTTCCAATACGCATGA
- the acs gene encoding acetate--CoA ligase — protein MSDDNTAESDGDTDGGLEARLTEGETYEPPQTFVEQANVNDPAIYDEFEEHWPECWERAADLVSWSEEYDTVLEEDDAPFYRWFTGGELNASYNCLDRHVEEGRKNQAAIKWEGELGETRTYTYGDLLNEVEAFAAGLRELGVEEDDVVTLYMPMIPELPIAMLACARLGAPHSVVFGGFSADALATRMNAADSEYLVTCDGYYRRGDALNHKEKADKGLRGVDHDVQTVVVDRLGDELQHFLGAAAHDYGELVAAHEGASVEPVARDAEDMLFLMYTSGTTGQPKGVKHTTGGYLSYAAWTSHSVLDIKPEDTYWCAADIGWITGHSYIVYGPLTLGTTTMMYEGTPDYPEKDRLWELIEKNRVDIFYTAPTAIRAFMKWGKQYPESHDLSSLRLLGTVGEPINPRAWQWYYDTIGGGECPVVDTWWQTETGGMMITTLPGIGEMKPGAAGPPLPGVDARIVDAAGNDVDPGNAGYLTVQKPWPGMLRTLYNNDDRFLSEYWREYSDEDADSWVYFPEDGAKVDEDGYITILGRVDDVINVSGHRLGTMEIESAIVGVEGVAEAAVVGGDHDVKGKAVYAYVILEDGQEPTDGMYDRIISGVEDGIGPIARPEDVIFTPELPKTRSGKIMRRLLEDIASGNELGNTSTLRNPEIVDEIAEQVKESN, from the coding sequence ATGAGTGATGATAACACTGCAGAGAGCGACGGTGACACGGATGGGGGCCTCGAGGCGCGACTTACCGAGGGGGAGACCTACGAACCACCACAGACGTTCGTCGAGCAAGCAAATGTTAACGATCCGGCGATTTACGACGAGTTCGAAGAGCACTGGCCCGAGTGCTGGGAACGAGCCGCCGATCTGGTCTCGTGGTCCGAAGAGTACGACACGGTCCTCGAGGAGGATGATGCACCGTTCTACCGATGGTTCACCGGCGGCGAGCTCAACGCGTCGTACAACTGTCTGGACCGCCACGTCGAGGAGGGGCGAAAGAACCAGGCAGCGATCAAGTGGGAGGGCGAACTCGGCGAGACGCGCACCTACACGTACGGCGACCTGCTGAACGAGGTCGAGGCGTTCGCCGCCGGATTGCGGGAGCTGGGCGTCGAGGAGGACGACGTCGTCACGCTGTACATGCCGATGATCCCCGAACTCCCGATCGCGATGCTGGCGTGTGCGCGCCTCGGCGCGCCGCATTCGGTCGTCTTCGGCGGCTTCTCGGCTGATGCGCTGGCGACGCGGATGAACGCGGCAGACAGCGAGTATCTGGTCACCTGTGACGGCTACTACCGCCGTGGCGACGCGCTCAACCACAAAGAAAAGGCCGACAAAGGCCTCCGTGGAGTCGATCACGACGTCCAGACCGTCGTCGTCGACCGGCTTGGTGACGAACTCCAGCACTTCCTCGGTGCGGCGGCACACGATTACGGCGAACTCGTGGCCGCCCACGAGGGCGCATCGGTCGAGCCGGTCGCTCGAGACGCCGAAGACATGCTGTTTTTGATGTACACGTCGGGGACGACGGGGCAGCCGAAGGGCGTCAAGCACACGACGGGGGGCTACCTCTCGTACGCGGCGTGGACGAGCCACTCGGTTCTGGACATCAAACCGGAGGACACCTACTGGTGTGCGGCCGACATCGGCTGGATTACGGGCCACAGCTACATCGTTTACGGGCCGCTGACGCTCGGGACGACGACGATGATGTACGAGGGCACGCCGGACTACCCCGAGAAAGACCGCCTGTGGGAACTCATCGAGAAAAATCGCGTCGACATCTTCTACACCGCACCGACGGCCATCCGCGCGTTCATGAAATGGGGCAAACAGTACCCCGAAAGCCACGACCTCTCGAGTCTTCGCCTGCTCGGCACCGTAGGCGAGCCGATCAACCCCCGCGCGTGGCAGTGGTACTACGACACCATCGGTGGCGGCGAGTGTCCGGTCGTCGACACCTGGTGGCAGACCGAAACCGGCGGCATGATGATCACCACGCTTCCCGGCATCGGGGAGATGAAACCCGGCGCGGCCGGACCGCCACTGCCGGGTGTCGACGCGAGGATCGTCGACGCCGCTGGCAACGATGTCGATCCCGGAAACGCCGGCTACCTGACCGTCCAGAAACCCTGGCCCGGCATGCTTCGGACCTTGTACAACAACGACGACCGCTTTCTCAGCGAGTACTGGCGCGAGTACTCCGACGAAGACGCCGACAGCTGGGTGTACTTCCCCGAAGACGGTGCGAAAGTCGACGAGGACGGCTACATCACCATCCTCGGACGCGTCGACGACGTGATCAACGTCTCCGGCCACCGTCTCGGGACGATGGAGATCGAAAGCGCCATCGTCGGCGTCGAAGGGGTCGCCGAAGCCGCCGTCGTCGGCGGCGACCACGACGTCAAGGGGAAAGCGGTGTACGCCTACGTCATCCTCGAGGACGGCCAGGAGCCAACGGATGGTATGTACGACCGAATTATCTCGGGCGTCGAAGACGGCATCGGGCCAATTGCCCGTCCGGAAGACGTGATCTTCACCCCGGAACTGCCGAAAACCCGCTCGGGCAAAATCATGCGCCGCCTCCTCGAAGACATCGCTTCCGGCAACGAACTGGGCAACACCTCGACGCTCCGGAACCCCGAAATCGTCGATGAGATAGCAGAACAGGTCAAAGAGAGCAACTAG
- a CDS encoding phosphotransferase → MTRNTIDPARSSPPKPPGVSVPSGQCRSRSSSPSSPHPGTKRNGWLALFGHELEGPYLTLGPDALRCARALEVYTTASGEPIFVQVSNQDALETLHATRISPLLGIDRRPPLETDAVGTVVADWSERTPSTISDSLESIRDTLRTDGTLVFTADGPTGPLLRTLRESQQENCARSRSIAAAVGSTVGRYRTLAERAGFETVDIYAFVPDAATPSYLFPVGDEGTIVRLLEFIFAELEYGRTLGETSLSIVSRAGPTRALLAALCERLVPSLLVVCSNTPRAERICGQPVLEDCRPLVLPGRSRSVVLEIASDDRVIERVWKVPNCPQNAPLTAREHALLSWLRAPEHGFSRRETLPAGRAVETAVGTARMEVPTQGTALSERLEGDPDSFEAVLETGLEWLLAFQQTFRSERFEPSPQMVRDELTFEPTGLEPPPLSASVPTFTTPVHGDFMPSNVHVDDEGTVTGVIDWEYGAADGCPIVDAGLFLLDTAKRVFGGYPAALEALSPSLERDALSTPESELEPYRDAAQRYLAAYCRTLEIPPRTISVYLPAIYLHRLRIDWHYQTTIVHDETLAARSRFVERLYEARLGLE, encoded by the coding sequence ATGACACGAAACACCATCGATCCGGCCCGCTCGAGCCCCCCGAAACCACCCGGCGTGTCGGTTCCCTCGGGTCAGTGCCGATCGCGCTCCTCGAGTCCTTCTTCACCACACCCCGGAACCAAGCGAAACGGCTGGCTCGCGCTTTTCGGGCACGAACTCGAGGGTCCGTATCTGACTCTCGGGCCGGATGCCCTGCGCTGTGCTCGGGCACTCGAGGTCTACACGACGGCGAGCGGTGAGCCGATTTTCGTCCAGGTGTCGAATCAGGACGCCCTCGAGACACTCCACGCGACCCGAATTTCGCCGCTGTTGGGGATTGACCGACGACCCCCTCTCGAAACGGACGCGGTTGGAACCGTGGTCGCCGACTGGAGTGAGCGTACTCCGTCGACCATCAGCGACAGTCTCGAGTCCATCCGAGATACGCTCAGGACGGACGGAACGCTCGTTTTCACCGCCGATGGGCCAACGGGGCCCCTGCTCCGGACGCTGCGTGAGAGCCAACAAGAGAACTGCGCACGTTCACGATCGATTGCAGCCGCCGTCGGGTCGACGGTCGGTCGCTACCGAACGCTGGCCGAACGGGCCGGCTTCGAAACCGTGGACATCTACGCGTTTGTCCCCGACGCGGCCACGCCGTCGTACCTGTTTCCGGTTGGCGACGAGGGGACGATCGTCCGGCTGCTGGAGTTCATTTTTGCCGAACTCGAGTATGGTCGCACGCTCGGTGAAACTTCCCTGTCGATCGTGTCACGAGCGGGACCCACGCGCGCTCTACTTGCAGCCCTCTGTGAACGACTCGTTCCGTCGTTGCTCGTCGTCTGCTCGAACACCCCTCGTGCGGAACGGATCTGCGGACAACCTGTCCTCGAGGACTGTCGCCCGCTTGTGCTCCCCGGTCGGTCACGCTCGGTCGTCCTCGAAATCGCCAGCGACGACCGGGTCATCGAACGGGTCTGGAAAGTTCCCAACTGCCCACAGAACGCCCCGCTCACCGCTCGAGAGCACGCGCTACTCTCCTGGCTCCGAGCACCAGAACATGGCTTTTCCCGTCGCGAGACGCTTCCCGCCGGTAGGGCCGTCGAGACGGCGGTTGGGACTGCCAGAATGGAGGTGCCGACGCAAGGAACAGCCCTTAGCGAGCGCCTCGAGGGGGACCCCGACTCGTTCGAAGCCGTCCTCGAGACGGGGCTGGAGTGGCTCCTCGCGTTTCAGCAAACGTTTCGAAGCGAGCGCTTCGAACCCTCGCCCCAGATGGTTCGTGACGAACTGACCTTCGAACCGACGGGGCTCGAGCCACCGCCACTATCCGCTTCCGTCCCGACGTTCACCACGCCCGTTCACGGCGATTTCATGCCGAGTAACGTCCACGTCGACGACGAGGGAACCGTCACCGGCGTCATCGACTGGGAGTACGGCGCCGCCGACGGCTGTCCAATCGTCGACGCCGGACTCTTCTTGCTGGATACGGCCAAACGGGTTTTTGGCGGCTATCCCGCCGCTCTCGAGGCACTATCTCCCTCGCTCGAGCGAGACGCCCTTTCGACGCCGGAATCCGAACTCGAGCCCTATCGCGACGCTGCCCAGCGGTATCTGGCTGCTTACTGTCGCACACTCGAGATACCACCTCGGACCATCTCGGTGTATCTACCAGCCATCTACCTCCATCGGCTTCGGATCGACTGGCACTATCAGACGACGATCGTCCACGACGAGACGCTTGCGGCCCGCTCGCGATTTGTCGAGCGATTGTACGAGGCTAGGCTCGGACTCGAGTAG